CACTTAAACTGGGTGCCGAAATCGAAATCAGCTTTGACCGCGCTCCGGTCATGAAAGGCGAGATCTCCAGCCTGGAACCGGCATATACCGCGCAGGGTCATACGACGCTGCTCGTCCGGGGCTATGACAAGAGCCATCGCCTCTACCGCGGCACGCAGACGCGCGCATTTCTGAAGGTGTCTGACAGCGATATCGTGAGCAAGCTCGCCAAGGAAGTCGGGCTCAGCGCCACCGTCAAGGCCACCAAGCCGGTGCGTGACTATGTGCTTCAGTACGGGCAGAACAATATGCAGTTCCTGCGCATGCTGGCCGCGCGCAACGGCTATGTTGTCTACAGTGACGGCCAAAAACTGTTCTTCCAGCCGCCGGTGGCGCTGTCGACCGCTCAGGTGGAACTAGAGCACGGGAAGGATTTGTTGGACTTCCGCCCTCGCGCTTCCGGTGTCGACACCGCGCCCGACAAGGTCACGTACTACGGTTGGGACGTCAAGAAGAAGGAAGCCATCGTCGGCCAGGCCGGCAAAACAAACACGACCACCGCCATTGGACTGGGTGACGGGGCCAACGAGCTTAAGAAGGCGTTCGGCAGCAATGCCCACACGGCATCGCCGGTCGTCGTAGACATGAACGATGCGCAGACACGCGCTACAGCGCATGCCAGCGCCGCGGGAGCCGAATTTCTTCAAGCGGAAGGGACATGCGTGGCCAGCGCGAACCTGGTAGCCGGCAAGGTCGTGAAGATCAAAGGGGTTGGGACGCGGTTCGGCGGAAACTACCTGGCAACTTCCGTCCGGCACGTGCTTAACGCCGGCAACTGGTTGACGTCTTTCGGCGCTACGGGTTATGCGCCGGGCACGCTGCGCGCTTTGCTGGCGCCCGAGACGGAGCCAACCGCCCTTTCCGGAGTCGCCCCCGCGATAGTGACGAACAACAACGATCCGGAGAAAATGGCGCGCGTCAAGGTCAAGTTCCCGTGGATGCCTGGCGGCAATATCGAAAGCGACTGGTTGCGCGTGGTGTCGCTCATGGCTGGCGCCGATCGCGGCATGCTGTTCATACCCGAAGTCAATGACGAGGTGCTCGTTGCCGCGGAGTTTGGCGACTGGGCCAGGGCGTACGTTGTCGGCAGCGTATGGAATGGCAAAGACGCGCCGCCGCTTCAGGTGAGCGCGTACCAGAAGAACGGCAAGGTCATACAGCGCGTCATCAAGACGACATCGGGGCATACGATCCTGCTTGACGATTCTGACGACGCGCCCAAGATCAGCATCATCGATAAGACGACCAGGAACAAGATTGTCATCGACTCAAAAAACAACTCGATGGAGATCGCCTGCGACAAGGATCTGAAAATCACCGCCAAGGGCAAGATCGATATCGAGGCGGCGCAGGATGTGACAATCAAGGGCATGAACATGAAGATGGAAGCCAATTCCAACTTCAACGTGGACGCCAAGGCGAACGTCGGGCTAAAGGCCACGGCCAATTTGTCGGCCGAGGCGACCGCGCAATTGAGTCTCAAAGGCACCGCGCAGGCAAGCCTGGAAGGCACCGGCGGCGTCAAGGTAACCAGCCCGGCCATCGCGCAAATCCAGGGTTCGCTGGTCAAAATCAACTAGGAGAGCCATATGCCACCTGCTGCCCGCATGGGCGACACCACCGCACACGGCGGCTCAATCGTACTGGGCGCGCCAACCGTCTTGATTGGCGGTCAACCGGCCGCGCGCGTCGGCGACATGCATGTCTGCCCGATGGTGACGCCGGGCGTGCCGCCGATCCCGCATGTCGGCGGCCCGATCCTGCCGCCGGGCAGCCCAACCGTGCTGATCGCCGGGCAACCGGCCGCGCGCATGGGCGACATGGCGGTCTGCGTGGGGCCGCCCGACTCCATAGTCATGGGTTGTCCGACCGTAATGATCGGGCCGTAATACCGTTTCGGATTGATCGTGTCACGCAAAGCCTGGCGCGCCAACCGTGCAGGCCAAGTCGCAGCCGGCCAGTTTGCTACGCGCGCGAAGCATCTTTGTTAGCGCAATGAAGCTTCGCGCGTGATGCTAATCACAAGACCCATAGGCATGAAACCAGAGCAACGCGACAGACAATTCATCGGCACCGGCTGGGCGTTTCCGGTGCAGTTCAGCCCGCGCGGGCGCATCGCACTGGCCACCGGTCCGCACGACGTCGAGCAGTCGATTCGGATCGTTCTCGGCACCGTGCCCGGCGAGCGCGTCATGCGTCCCGAGTTCGGCTGCCGCGCCTGGGAACTGCTGTTCGCGCCGCGCAACCCGGCCACCGAAGGCCTGCTGATGGCGTATATCGAGCAGGCGCTGGGGCGCTGGGAACCGCGCATCGACGTGCTTAGCGTGGAGATCTCGGACGACCTGCAGAATGACGGCGCGCTGATCGCGGAAATTCGCTACGAGATCAAAGCCACTCACGACGAGCGCAGCATCGTGTATCCGTTCTACATCCTGAACGAAGAGGAAGCCTAATGCCGTTACCGGAACCAATTCTGGACGACCTGCGCTTCCAGAGCGATATCGTGGATGAGGCGCGCCGGCGCATCATCCGCTACTGTCCCGAATGGACCGAATACAACCTGAGCGACCCGGGCATCACGCTGATCGAGTTGTTCGCGTGGATGACCGAGATGATCACGTACCGCATGAACCTGGTACCGGAGAAGAACTATATCCGGTTCATGGACCTGCTCGGCATCCAACTGCAGCCGGCCAGCAGCGCGCGCGCGGAGTTGCTCTTTCGCCTCGCCACGCCGCTGCCCATCGCCCCGGACGACATCACAACCGTGCGCATCCCGCGCTCGACCGAAGTCGCCACGCGCGCCACCGACGAGGCGGCCGAGGTCATCTTCACGACCGACGCCGAACTGATGGTGGTTCCGCCGCGCCTGTCGCAGTTGCGCCGCACGGACGAGTTTCACCGTAACTTTTCGTCGCGACTCGGCGTGGAGCTGTTCTACCCGTTCTCGCGGCAGGATCCCGCCATGGGCGAGACGTTCTACGTTGGCTTCGACCCGGCGGCGGGCGACCTGCGTGGGCACATACTGCAGATGCGCTTCGAGACCGAAGAGACGCAGGCGACCGGCGTCCGCCGCGAAGATCCGCCGCTGGTCTGGGAATGCTCCACCGGCCCGGATCGCTGGGACGAGATTACGCCCAGCACGCGCGCGGGCGAAAAAGACACGACGGGCGGCCTGAACAACCCGTCGGGACAGATCGTCTTTTACCTGCCGACCACGCTGCAAGCCGCCGATGTGCAGGGCGTACGCGCCCAGTGGGTGCGCTGCCGCATTGAACAGCGGCGGACCGAACAGGGCATGTACACCCAGTCGCCGCGCATCCGTGACCTGGCGGTATTTACACTCGGCGCCACCGCCGCTTCAACGCACGCTGTGCCTGTCTATGAAGAGCTGTTGGGCACGAGCAACGGCGACGCTAACCAGGTGTTCCATCTGCGCAACACCCCGGTGTTGGACCTCGCCGCGTTCGAATGCGTGGAGATCGAAGAAGTGCGCGACGGCGAAACGGTTTTCGTGCCGTGGCAGCGCGTCGCCGATTTCTCGCAGTCCGATCGTCACGAGCGACACTTCATGCTGGATACCGCCAGCGGCGAAGTGCGCTTCGGGCCCAATGTGCGGCAGCGCGACGGCACGATGAAGCAGTATGGCCGGGTGCCGGGCGCGGGTGCAGCCGTCCGCTTCAACCAGTACCGCTTTGGCGGCGGCGTGGCGGGCAATGTCCCGGCGAACCGGCTCACGTCGCTCAAGTCGTCCATTCCGTACGTGGACACGGTGACCAATCCAAAGCCGGCCGATGGCGGGCGCGACCAGGAAAGTCTGGACGAGGCCAAGATGCGCGCGCGGCGCGAAATGCGCGCCCAGCAACGCGCCGTGACCGCCGAGGACTACGAAGACTTGAGCAAGACGGCCACCCGCGAAATCGCGCGCGTGCGCTGCAATCGCCTGCCGAACAGCGCGTTGGCCCCCGGCCAGGTTGAACTGCTGGTCGTGCCATCGTGTTTCGACGCGCTGCGCGCCGGCGACCTGTCGCGTCTCGAAGCCGACGCGAACCTGCGCAAGCGCCTGGTCGCCCACCTCGACCCGTACCGCCTGCTGACCACGACGATCCAGGTCAGCGAGCCCAAGTATATCGGCGTCAAAGTGACAGCGGAGATCGTGCCGTCCGAGTACGTCAAGCCCGAAACCGTGCGTGAGCGCGTGCTGCGCGCACTGCGCGTGTTCCTGAACCCGCTCGACCTGCGGCAGAGCGGTAGTGA
The nucleotide sequence above comes from Chloroflexota bacterium. Encoded proteins:
- a CDS encoding GPW/gp25 family protein, translated to MKPEQRDRQFIGTGWAFPVQFSPRGRIALATGPHDVEQSIRIVLGTVPGERVMRPEFGCRAWELLFAPRNPATEGLLMAYIEQALGRWEPRIDVLSVEISDDLQNDGALIAEIRYEIKATHDERSIVYPFYILNEEEA
- a CDS encoding VgrG-related protein, translating into MSNPYAIKLNLKLGGQDLPEVDKQDIVEIVVDTDLNQPNMFSLLFDDPELKWVDNTSLKLGAEIEISFDRAPVMKGEISSLEPAYTAQGHTTLLVRGYDKSHRLYRGTQTRAFLKVSDSDIVSKLAKEVGLSATVKATKPVRDYVLQYGQNNMQFLRMLAARNGYVVYSDGQKLFFQPPVALSTAQVELEHGKDLLDFRPRASGVDTAPDKVTYYGWDVKKKEAIVGQAGKTNTTTAIGLGDGANELKKAFGSNAHTASPVVVDMNDAQTRATAHASAAGAEFLQAEGTCVASANLVAGKVVKIKGVGTRFGGNYLATSVRHVLNAGNWLTSFGATGYAPGTLRALLAPETEPTALSGVAPAIVTNNNDPEKMARVKVKFPWMPGGNIESDWLRVVSLMAGADRGMLFIPEVNDEVLVAAEFGDWARAYVVGSVWNGKDAPPLQVSAYQKNGKVIQRVIKTTSGHTILLDDSDDAPKISIIDKTTRNKIVIDSKNNSMEIACDKDLKITAKGKIDIEAAQDVTIKGMNMKMEANSNFNVDAKANVGLKATANLSAEATAQLSLKGTAQASLEGTGGVKVTSPAIAQIQGSLVKIN
- a CDS encoding putative baseplate assembly protein, whose translation is MPLPEPILDDLRFQSDIVDEARRRIIRYCPEWTEYNLSDPGITLIELFAWMTEMITYRMNLVPEKNYIRFMDLLGIQLQPASSARAELLFRLATPLPIAPDDITTVRIPRSTEVATRATDEAAEVIFTTDAELMVVPPRLSQLRRTDEFHRNFSSRLGVELFYPFSRQDPAMGETFYVGFDPAAGDLRGHILQMRFETEETQATGVRREDPPLVWECSTGPDRWDEITPSTRAGEKDTTGGLNNPSGQIVFYLPTTLQAADVQGVRAQWVRCRIEQRRTEQGMYTQSPRIRDLAVFTLGATAASTHAVPVYEELLGTSNGDANQVFHLRNTPVLDLAAFECVEIEEVRDGETVFVPWQRVADFSQSDRHERHFMLDTASGEVRFGPNVRQRDGTMKQYGRVPGAGAAVRFNQYRFGGGVAGNVPANRLTSLKSSIPYVDTVTNPKPADGGRDQESLDEAKMRARREMRAQQRAVTAEDYEDLSKTATREIARVRCNRLPNSALAPGQVELLVVPSCFDALRAGDLSRLEADANLRKRLVAHLDPYRLLTTTIQVSEPKYIGVKVTAEIVPSEYVKPETVRERVLRALRVFLNPLDLRQSGSDGWNISDTAMGDALPENYEGWPFGRDLYISELFAFIQKVPGVKHVRDIHLAQRAVVPNKEVNLASESGDSGRPLTAVTGRRIEVPGDTLICSLAHDVQIVEL
- a CDS encoding PAAR domain-containing protein, whose protein sequence is MPPAARMGDTTAHGGSIVLGAPTVLIGGQPAARVGDMHVCPMVTPGVPPIPHVGGPILPPGSPTVLIAGQPAARMGDMAVCVGPPDSIVMGCPTVMIGP